One window from the genome of Oryza glaberrima chromosome 3, OglaRS2, whole genome shotgun sequence encodes:
- the LOC127765598 gene encoding phospholipase A2 homolog 3: MARGGSFSRLRLRAGVVVAAAAAALLLFAVVAPPAAALNIGLQSAGDGASKAGLCSRTCESDHCTTPPLLRYGKYCGILYSGCPGEQPCDELDACCMHHDNCVQAKNDYLSTACNEELLECLARLREGSSTFQGNKCMIDEVIDVISLVIEAAVVAGRLLHKP, from the exons atggcgcgcggcgggagCTTctcgcggctgcggctgcgcgcGGGggtcgttgtcgccgccgccgccgccgccctgctcctcttcgccgtcgtcgcgccgcccgccgcggcgctcaACATCGGCCTCCAgtccgccggcgacggcgcg AGCAAGGCCGGGTTGTGCAGCCGCACGTGCGAGTCCGACCACTGCACGA CGCCGCCGTTGCTGCGCTACGGCAAGTACTGCGGCATCCTGTACAGCGGCTGCCCCGGCGAGCAGCCGTGCGACGAGCTCGACGCCTGCTGCATGCACCACGACAACTGCGTCCAGGCCAAGA ATGACTACCTGAGCACGGCGTGCAACGAGGAGTTGCTGGAGTGCCTGGCGAGGCTGCGGGAGGGCTCGTCGACGTTCCAGGGGAACAAGTGCATGATCGACGAGGTCATCGACGTGATCTCGCTCGTCAtcgaggccgccgtcgtcgccggcaggCTGCTGCACAAGCCTTAG
- the LOC127765742 gene encoding phytanoyl-CoA dioxygenase 1 — MRFRVVSCSPLLQSTRSLFRQTSHLPFPSAAMPPAGSLNDEQLRFFDANGYLVLGSFSSAEEVRAMRDRMAELVDGFDGAGDVFSTKDHRQVKNDFFFKSAENISFFFEEKAFGDDGCLKQAKELSINKVGHALHELDPVFKKFSFGANVSSLFSSLRYKRPAVIQSMYIFKQPGIGGEVVPHQDNTFLYTDPPSCTGLWLALEDATKTNGCLWAIPGSHKNGLKRRMIRDEIDTHFDHPSPTYDLKEFVPLEVKSGDLVVIHGDLIHQSFENLSPVSRHALSLHVIDTEGCEWSKQNWLQRKIPPQPLYEN; from the exons ATGCGGTTTCGTGTAGTATCCTGTAGTCCACTCCTGCAATCCACCCGCTCCCTGTTTCGTCAAACTTCTCATCTCCCCTTCCCTtccgccgccatgccgccggCCGGTAGCCTCAACGACGAGCAGCTCCGCTTCTTCGACGCCAATG GGTACCTCGTGCTGGGGTCGTTCTCCAGCGCGGAGGAGGTGAGGGCGATGAGGGACCGCATGGCGGAGCTCGTCGACGGCTTCGACGGCGCTGGCGACGTCTTCTCCACAAAGGATCAC CGGCAGGTGAAGAACGACTTTTTCTTCAAGAGTGCGGAGAAtatctctttcttctttgagG AAAAGGCATTTGGAGATGATGGATGCTTGAAGCAGGCAAAGGAACTTTCAATCAATAAAGTTGGGCACG CGTTACATGAACTTGACCCTGTGTTCAAAAAGTTCTCTTTTGGAGCGAATGTTTCCAGCCTGTTCTCTTCTTTACGCTACAAGAGACCTGCAGTTATTCAATCTATGTACATCTTTAAG CAACCAGGCATTGGTGGCGAGGTGGTACCACACCAGGATAATACATTCCTATATACAGACCCTCCATCATGCACAGGGCTGTGGCTTGCACTCGAAGATGCGACAAAAACGAATGGTTGCCTTTGGGCAATTCCTGGATCACATAAAA ATGGCCTGAAAAGGCGAATGATCAGAGATGAAATCGATACTCATTTTGATCATCCTTCGCCAACCTATGATCTGAAAGAATTTGTGCCCTTAGAAGTAAAGTCAGGTGATTTGGTGGTTATTCATGGAGATCTTATACACCAGAG CTTTGAAAATCTTTCTCCGGTGTCAAGACATGCACTGAGCTTACATGTAATTGATACCGAAGGATGTGAATGGTCCAAGCAAAACTG GTTACAAAGGAAAATCCCACCTCAGCCACTTTATGAAAATTAG
- the LOC127766036 gene encoding uncharacterized protein LOC127766036 has translation MSGWSGIHDDMLLLVVGRLPALDLLRFRAVCASWRAAAAIFVDGRGRPRPDRPWLLLPADAPDPDDGCRFVVSRDREVPVVALPARLGRDGGRGFVPLGSSRGVIVAADDRGEMHLLDPVTGKRRALPPVISLPLVDGVEGGPAGLNVRHGGGTVSRIDGLIHKAVPVPAPDGGLLVVVIYRQVHHRNQWATARPGDRAWKSVKPTSIPAVVDVAVHRGQLYANTRYGMVYAFPELRGLGSASPEIIPSVTRRPNAYVERSFLVESPPGSAGGRRGLMQVELLRPVAASGGGEDEEEGFVVRVLDECGETWEEADDIGDVAVLVDASGAVAASTRECPGLRPSTVYFAVDLAGETRVCAYSLAAAGKGKHKRIEVIESIPMAEGYKPPCFWFAPVYTP, from the coding sequence ATGTCGGGCTGGTCGGGGATCCACGACGAcatgctcctcctcgtcgtcggtcgCCTCCCGGCACTCGACCTCCTCCGCTTCCGCGCCGTCTGCGCCTcatggcgcgccgccgccgccatcttcgtcgacggccgcggccgcccgcgCCCCGACCGCCCCTGGCTCCTGCTCCCCGCCGACGCACCCGATCCGGATGATGGCTGCCGCTTCGTCGTGTCCCGCGACCGGGAGGTCCCCGTCgtcgccctccccgcgcgcctcGGCCGCGATGGGGGACGAGGGTTCGTGCCCCTCGGCTCCTCCCGTGGCGTGATCGTGGCCGCCGATGACCGCGGCGAGATGCACCTGCTCGACCCCGTCACCGGTAAGCGCAGGGCGCTTCCCCCCGTCATCTCGCTCCcgctcgtcgacggcgtcgaAGGGGGTCCAGCGGGGCTGAACgtccgccatggcggcggcaccGTCTCCCGCATCGACGGCCTGATCCACAAGGCCGTGCCGGTGCCCGCACCGGACGGGGGGCTCCTCGTGGTCGTGATCTACCGGCAGGTCCACCACCGCAACCAGTGGGCGACGGCGCGCCCCGGCGACCGCGCGTGGAAGTCCGTGAAGCCGACGAGCATCCCCGCCGTGGTCGACGTGGCCGTCCACCGCGGGCAGCTCTACGCCAACACGCGGTACGGGATGGTGTACGCGTTCCCGGAGCTGCGCGGGCTGGgctccgcctcgccggagatCATCCCCTCCGTGACGCGGCGGCCGAACGCGTACGTGGAGCGCAGCTTCCTGGTGGAGTCCCCGCCAGgctccgccggcggccgccgcgggctGATGCAGGTGGAGCTGCTCCGGCCCGTGGccgcgtccggcggcggcgaggacgaggaggaggggttcGTGGTGCGCGTGCTGGACGAATGCGGCGAGAcgtgggaggaggcggacgaCATCGGCGACGTGGCGGTGCTCGTGGACGCGtcgggcgcggtggcggcgtccacGCGGGAGTGCCCCGGGCTGCGGCCCAGCACCGTGTACTTCGCCgtggacctcgccggcgagacgCGCGTGTGCGCGTacagcctcgccgcggcgggcaAGGGCAAGCACAAGAGGATCGAGGTCATCGAGTCGATCCCCATGGCGGAGGGGTACAAGCCGCCCTGCTTCTGGTTCGCGCCGGTCTACACGCCGTGA
- the LOC127765262 gene encoding uncharacterized protein LOC127765262, with protein MGTVLDSHFLALTAIVTVGYQLVFFIITALLRFDKVTDFAGSTNFIILAILTLALKGAWHFRQVVLTVLVVIWGLRLGLFLLMRILQWGEDKRFDEMRDNLGKLAVFWIFQAVWVWTVSLPVTIVNASDSDPSIEARDIIGWIMWLIGAGMEAIADQQKLTFKNSPSNRGRWCNVGLWSYTRHPNYFGEIFLWWGIFVASTPVLSGAEWLVILGPVFLTLLLLFVSGIPLLEASADKRFGQNEEYRTYKNTTSPLIPLPPAVYGALPGWFKMGFLFELPLYNRVPQRDPVS; from the exons ATGGGAACCGTGCTGGACTCCCACTTCCTGGCGCTCACGGCCATCGTCACT gtgGGATATCAGCTGGTGTTCTTCATCATCACCGCGCTCCTGCGGTTCGATAAAGTCACTGATTTCGCAG GAAGTACGAATTTCATCATACTTGCAATCCTCACGCTAGCTTTGAAGGGAGCATGGCATTTCCGTCAG GTTGTATTGACTGTGCTCGTTGTGATTTGGGGTCTTCGCTTAGGACTATTCTTATTAATGAG GATTCTTCAATGGGGAGAGGACAAACGGTTTGATGAAATGCGCGATAACTTGGGAAAACTAGCAGTTTTCTGGATTTTCCAG GCTGTTTGGGTATGGACTGTCAGCTTGCCTGTTACAATTGTGAACGCAAGTGACAGCGATCCCTCAATTGAAGCCCGTGATATCATTGGTTGGATCATGTGGCTGATCGGGGCAGGTATGGAAGCAATAGCTGATCAGCAGAAGCTTACGTTCAAGAATTCTCCGAGCAATCGTGGAAGGTGGTGTAATGTGGGTCTTTGGAGTTATACTCGCCATCCAAATTACTTTGGCGAG ATATTCCTTTGGTGGGGAATATTTGTAGCATCTACTCCAGTTCTCTCAGGAGCTGAATGGCTCGTGATCCTCGGACCTGTATTCCTGACGCTCTTGCTTCTCTTCGTTAGTGGAATCCCACTTCTGGAG GCTTCTGCTGATAAGCGCTTTGGACAGAACGAAGAATACCGCACGTACAAGAACACTACAAG TCCTCTTATCCCACTACCACCAGCTGTGTATGGAGCCCT